The following are from one region of the Simiduia agarivorans SA1 = DSM 21679 genome:
- a CDS encoding amidohydrolase family protein, whose product MALAFRTLCITLCGLIVAPLIVATLTLVAARWYYPDDLPAVAPAADYVIDKVHIVDVAAGRLVRDQQLLIRQGRIAAIAPAGTPHGADIARRDGQGAFVLPGLTDMHVHVYDRKELVLNLTYGVTRVRNLRGMPMHLRWRQELQQGRWLGASLVTASPALDGPDYAHALQEVITTPAQARARVERYQREGWDLIKAYGYLAPDVLAALVARAAELGLPVAKHAPHNGEGDLSPLQGLQSLEHVEDIFQGPLNYTFDDARLANFIGTLRQVDSYVTPTLATFNHLTLLSEHKQAFVAGLPTRFLNPFFTWLNYEFASKRWLQADQAQAEWNRREHDYLLHITRQLHLAGIRLLVGSDAGTFYMVAGDSTHREMRLLQTAGLPPAAVLRAATLTPAQALGIDADYGLVAAGKVADLVLTRANPLADVAALDQITAVIKGGQWLGQYELSALRASAEKTAPWWVGAGNLLDDLTQRGWRR is encoded by the coding sequence ATGGCCCTTGCATTCAGAACCTTGTGTATCACCCTGTGCGGCCTGATCGTTGCACCGTTGATTGTGGCGACGCTCACGCTTGTGGCCGCTCGTTGGTATTACCCCGACGACCTGCCAGCGGTAGCGCCCGCCGCGGACTATGTGATTGATAAGGTGCATATCGTCGATGTGGCCGCGGGTCGTCTGGTGCGTGATCAGCAGCTGCTTATCCGGCAGGGACGTATCGCGGCCATTGCGCCGGCTGGCACACCGCATGGCGCTGACATTGCACGGCGCGATGGGCAGGGCGCCTTTGTCCTGCCCGGTCTCACCGACATGCACGTGCATGTGTACGATCGCAAGGAGCTGGTGCTGAACCTGACCTACGGCGTGACCCGGGTGCGCAACCTGCGCGGTATGCCCATGCATTTGCGCTGGCGACAGGAACTGCAGCAAGGGCGCTGGCTGGGTGCCAGCCTGGTCACGGCCTCGCCCGCGCTCGACGGGCCAGACTATGCCCACGCATTGCAGGAAGTGATTACCACACCGGCTCAGGCCAGGGCACGGGTGGAACGTTACCAACGCGAGGGCTGGGATCTGATCAAAGCCTACGGCTACCTCGCACCGGATGTGTTGGCGGCACTGGTTGCGCGGGCGGCTGAACTTGGCCTGCCGGTGGCAAAACACGCGCCGCACAATGGTGAGGGCGACCTGTCGCCCCTGCAGGGGTTACAGTCGCTGGAGCATGTGGAAGACATATTCCAGGGCCCGTTGAATTACACCTTCGACGATGCGCGGCTCGCAAATTTTATTGGCACATTGCGCCAGGTGGACAGCTACGTGACGCCCACGTTGGCGACCTTTAATCATCTCACGCTGCTGAGCGAACACAAGCAGGCCTTTGTGGCGGGTTTGCCCACCCGGTTTCTGAACCCGTTTTTCACCTGGCTGAACTATGAGTTCGCCAGCAAACGCTGGTTGCAGGCAGATCAGGCTCAGGCTGAATGGAACCGGCGCGAGCACGATTACCTTCTGCACATTACCCGGCAATTGCACCTTGCGGGTATCCGCCTGCTGGTGGGATCGGATGCCGGCACGTTTTACATGGTGGCGGGCGACAGCACCCACCGTGAAATGCGTTTGTTACAAACGGCCGGCCTGCCACCGGCTGCGGTATTGCGTGCCGCCACGCTGACACCGGCGCAGGCCCTGGGCATTGACGCGGATTACGGCCTTGTAGCGGCGGGCAAGGTGGCTGATCTGGTGCTCACCCGTGCCAATCCCCTTGCGGATGTAGCCGCGTTGGACCAGATCACCGCGGTGATCAAAGGCGGTCAGTGGTTGGGCCAATACGAACTGTCGGCATTGCGGGCAAGTGCGGAAAAAACCGCGCCCTGGTGGGTGGGTGCCGGCAATCTGTTGGACGACCTGACGCAACGAGGGTGGCGCCGGTAA
- a CDS encoding AraC family transcriptional regulator — MLTAPQMLLPVNMLQLMSMGIYLFAIVLLVTSPRMRGLSGLLLLESLLLGFNFAEETGGLQYLITPVFSLCTGPAFYLFVHHLVYADKPWQWREAGHFVPALCALPFTVHVQGVLALGTLSLLVYGLLTFRLVGRYHEALGQMSVDTESQALRWLTRFMVLFALLAATDAVRVNSQPYVAFDVRASWYFLHQLSVTAAFVWLITMAIRQPGVFQQLSVYEQDVVSRSAPEDDQTDRRLFEHIHQQVSDKALFLTPRLSLQQLSETLGLGVKDISGAINRGGGQSFSDYINGLRIGHVQRLLAERPDLPIATLANQAGFNSKTAFNQAFRQHLGTTPSAYLASLVRNPESARTES, encoded by the coding sequence ATGTTAACCGCCCCTCAAATGCTCCTGCCCGTCAATATGCTGCAGTTGATGAGTATGGGAATTTATCTGTTTGCCATTGTATTACTTGTGACCTCGCCGAGGATGCGTGGCCTGAGCGGTTTACTGTTGCTGGAATCCCTATTGCTGGGTTTCAATTTTGCAGAAGAAACCGGTGGCCTGCAGTATTTGATTACGCCGGTTTTCAGTCTGTGCACGGGCCCGGCGTTTTATTTATTCGTGCATCATCTGGTGTATGCGGACAAACCGTGGCAGTGGCGGGAGGCGGGCCATTTTGTGCCGGCACTGTGTGCATTGCCGTTTACCGTCCATGTTCAGGGCGTGTTGGCGCTGGGCACTCTGTCGTTGCTGGTGTACGGATTATTGACGTTTCGGCTGGTTGGACGTTATCACGAGGCGCTTGGGCAGATGAGTGTGGACACGGAATCCCAGGCTTTGCGTTGGTTGACCCGCTTTATGGTGCTGTTTGCCCTGCTGGCCGCAACCGATGCGGTGCGGGTGAACAGTCAGCCTTATGTGGCGTTCGATGTGCGCGCTAGCTGGTACTTTTTGCATCAGCTGTCAGTGACGGCGGCCTTTGTCTGGTTGATCACCATGGCGATTCGCCAACCCGGTGTATTTCAGCAATTGTCAGTGTATGAGCAGGACGTGGTGTCGCGCTCGGCGCCCGAAGACGATCAGACCGACCGGCGCCTGTTTGAACACATCCACCAACAGGTGTCGGACAAGGCGCTGTTCCTGACACCCCGGCTGTCGTTGCAACAACTGAGCGAGACCCTCGGACTGGGCGTAAAAGATATATCCGGTGCCATCAACCGCGGGGGTGGCCAGAGTTTCAGCGACTATATCAATGGTCTGCGTATCGGCCATGTACAGCGTTTGCTCGCCGAACGTCCGGATCTGCCCATTGCCACCCTGGCCAATCAGGCGGGGTTCAATTCCAAAACCGCATTTAATCAAGCCTTCCGACAGCACCTGGGCACCACGCCCAGTGCTTACCTGGCCAGTCTGGTACGCAATCCGGAAAGCGCACGTACGGAATCCTGA
- a CDS encoding pectin acetylesterase-family hydrolase has translation MPDTNNTLFYFEGGGACWDYESCSGQAGVRGARNPNGIPDNYVQNINLLDFSNMANLATAAVSPLIYTHHPYNQFKTGEWNLVYVPYCTGDIYVGDKTEVYADSAGNNPPLIWHHNGLRNVQAVVSWVKNNLKKPKQMAVAGCSAGSIGALLNYSKLRGHMESSYGYLVDDSGPLYDAPLNSNNTVDYPSLPLHQEVLDSWTMFTPGGDPNAENPINMLRAITPGFDTNRLASLYAALSSKFPADRLGLTHFLADGNFSSYSYERFYPDIGDEPDADVKLAKLRAKWQQDTHNNLIPLLEQTHNWSYYFPLYRNFNESHCTSILDFEYGEIAELNLNLYDFMHNVVNYQGGAPLRAVETDPVSDYQNNHNWFYDLVGGLL, from the coding sequence GTGCCGGATACCAACAATACGCTGTTTTACTTTGAGGGCGGCGGCGCCTGTTGGGATTACGAAAGCTGCTCGGGGCAGGCCGGGGTGCGAGGTGCGCGCAACCCCAACGGCATTCCGGATAATTATGTTCAGAACATTAATTTGCTGGACTTCTCCAACATGGCCAATCTGGCCACTGCCGCAGTATCACCGCTGATTTACACGCACCATCCCTATAACCAGTTTAAAACCGGTGAATGGAATCTGGTGTACGTGCCTTATTGCACTGGCGATATTTATGTGGGGGATAAAACCGAGGTGTATGCAGACAGCGCCGGTAATAACCCGCCGTTGATCTGGCATCATAACGGTCTGCGCAATGTGCAGGCGGTGGTCTCGTGGGTGAAAAACAACCTGAAAAAGCCAAAGCAAATGGCGGTGGCGGGCTGCAGCGCCGGCTCTATTGGTGCCTTGCTGAATTACTCCAAATTGCGCGGGCATATGGAGTCCAGTTACGGCTATCTCGTAGATGATTCGGGGCCTTTATACGATGCGCCGCTCAACAGCAATAACACGGTGGATTATCCGTCGCTGCCATTGCATCAGGAGGTGTTGGATAGCTGGACCATGTTTACGCCCGGGGGAGACCCGAACGCGGAAAATCCGATCAACATGTTGCGGGCAATCACCCCCGGCTTTGATACTAACCGGTTGGCCAGTTTGTACGCCGCCTTGTCGTCGAAATTTCCGGCCGATCGCTTAGGGCTCACCCACTTCCTGGCCGACGGGAATTTCAGCTCCTATTCGTACGAGCGGTTTTATCCGGATATCGGTGACGAGCCGGACGCCGATGTGAAACTCGCCAAATTGCGGGCCAAGTGGCAACAGGATACGCACAATAATCTGATTCCTTTATTGGAGCAGACCCACAATTGGAGCTACTACTTCCCGCTATACCGGAATTTCAATGAAAGCCATTGCACCAGTATTCTCGATTTTGAATACGGTGAAATTGCCGAGCTGAATCTGAACCTGTATGACTTCATGCACAACGTGGTGAATTATCAGGGCGGCGCGCCGCTGCGGGCAGTTGAGACAGATCCTGTTTCGGACTACCAGAATAATCACAATTGGTTTTACGATCTGGTGGGTGGTTTACTCTGA
- a CDS encoding protein kinase domain-containing protein, with the protein MTTTINGYQFKSLLGGGGSAQVWLALQLSLERPVAIKVLSYDLMDDASCQQLFAHESRLIARLNHPNIVQVIEQGKTDQGQPYFVMPYIKSIALSAVMARQDVAIARKLDILIQLAAALTYAHRNGVIHRDIKPANVLVDYEGHVRLVDFGIAGFFDLGRDVIAGTQAYMAPEQAQGISQTSHKSDLYSFGLLMHQLLYGISPGAEHASQTIDRLHESQPRLRALYPVIQQCLEPDPTHRPDSALAIRETLLLCAAGKHLANNRWGIESERDQLPSNYTLLDVLKENPVSSTYLVNDPNKARLLVIKKQPANQQDRAARSAAKLTQIRHPHIARLFGTGKNHRVLITVTEYLPAGSLADRLSQTIAPAQWQVLAWQLFSALACAHSYGLIHGNLRPGNIMFASDDQLKLCDFGFAPHRDGPSPYQPDEPQSPGADLYSAGAVLFEALTGHLPSGGWLRLRDRWRLRRHKNLRPLLLALLHPRASKRPASAGEVADALRHPVAEQQTIVSG; encoded by the coding sequence GTGACGACAACAATCAATGGTTATCAATTCAAGAGCCTGCTCGGTGGTGGTGGCTCTGCGCAAGTATGGCTGGCGCTTCAGCTATCGCTGGAGCGGCCGGTTGCCATCAAAGTCTTATCGTACGACCTGATGGATGACGCCAGCTGCCAACAGCTGTTTGCCCATGAATCCCGGCTGATTGCCCGGCTCAATCACCCCAATATTGTGCAAGTGATTGAACAGGGCAAAACCGACCAGGGCCAGCCCTACTTTGTGATGCCCTACATCAAAAGTATCGCCCTGTCTGCCGTGATGGCGCGCCAGGATGTTGCCATTGCACGCAAGCTGGACATCCTGATCCAGCTTGCCGCCGCACTCACCTATGCGCACCGCAACGGTGTGATCCACCGGGACATCAAACCCGCCAATGTGCTGGTGGACTACGAGGGGCACGTACGTCTGGTGGATTTCGGCATCGCCGGATTTTTTGATCTTGGACGGGATGTGATTGCAGGCACCCAGGCCTATATGGCTCCAGAACAAGCCCAGGGCATTTCACAGACCAGCCACAAAAGTGATCTATACAGTTTTGGATTGCTCATGCACCAACTGCTTTATGGCATCAGCCCCGGAGCAGAGCATGCCAGCCAGACCATCGACCGATTACACGAAAGCCAACCGCGCTTGCGCGCACTCTACCCCGTTATTCAACAATGTCTGGAACCTGACCCCACGCACAGGCCTGACTCTGCATTGGCCATCAGGGAAACGTTACTCCTGTGCGCAGCAGGCAAGCACCTGGCAAATAACCGCTGGGGTATTGAAAGCGAACGCGACCAACTCCCCTCGAACTACACGCTGCTGGATGTACTGAAAGAAAATCCTGTTTCTTCTACTTATCTAGTGAACGATCCGAATAAAGCCAGATTATTGGTGATAAAAAAACAACCCGCCAATCAGCAGGACAGAGCAGCCCGCAGTGCCGCCAAACTCACCCAGATCCGCCATCCACACATTGCACGGTTATTTGGTACCGGTAAAAACCATCGGGTATTGATTACCGTGACCGAATACCTCCCTGCCGGCAGTCTGGCAGACCGACTGAGCCAGACCATCGCGCCCGCCCAGTGGCAGGTACTGGCCTGGCAATTGTTCAGCGCTCTGGCGTGTGCCCACAGCTATGGCCTGATACACGGCAATCTGCGTCCAGGCAATATTATGTTCGCCAGTGATGACCAGCTGAAGCTCTGTGACTTCGGTTTTGCACCGCACCGCGATGGCCCAAGCCCCTATCAGCCGGATGAGCCACAGAGTCCGGGCGCAGATCTCTATAGCGCGGGCGCGGTGCTGTTTGAAGCCCTCACTGGCCACCTGCCCAGCGGCGGCTGGTTGCGCCTGCGCGACCGCTGGCGGCTTCGCCGTCACAAAAATCTGCGCCCACTGCTACTCGCGCTGCTCCACCCGCGCGCCAGCAAGCGGCCCGCCAGTGCAGGTGAAGTGGCAGATGCCTTGCGTCACCCTGTAGCCGAGCAGCAAACCATTGTGTCGGGCTGA
- a CDS encoding LruC domain-containing protein: MKPTFNLTSTLAACALACGTHFASATEQENGQYLWTFLSGQPWPLGYNQNTGKPDNLIYARDQYPTEFFQRIQNALPESRVNEAFMTDDAGSNIVLKEEGEVFVTFLHEGAGYKNSFGYFVYDPENPPQTPADVREIIVFPNLSYPHLTNGHRLSLGRFPAGTHIGFFIAANGFWYDTGVKPNAVPYYYSLKNLNPDTQPIHKQHNVLLYDTEVQEVIIGFEDLPRAWGDNDFNDAVFSVKATPSTAIDPSNLVTMPEVNDKDADGVPDSEDEFPDNFRRAFSSYFPSANDVVTLAFEDNWPEKGDYDLNDLVVAAQQQTIYNADGAITGMRINGEILARGADHHNGFALRLMGIAPSALKDANLTIAGETFGKTAESGQSDLVLILWQDSHQFTGTGESGQCSHFNTVKDCAEFPTVPFTLDINFNDSPTSIAHSTLDYFIFRTNFRGREIHFANYAPTDKFDATQFGKFDDTSNANTGRFFRSADNLPWALQINSRWRYPREYIDVLWAYPAYEQWVESSGQDAVDWFLNSDRVHHYY; encoded by the coding sequence ATGAAGCCAACGTTTAACCTGACATCCACACTTGCAGCATGCGCCTTGGCATGCGGTACACACTTTGCCAGCGCCACTGAACAGGAAAACGGCCAATACCTCTGGACGTTTCTTTCCGGCCAACCCTGGCCACTGGGCTACAACCAGAACACCGGTAAACCAGACAATCTGATTTACGCGCGCGATCAGTACCCCACTGAATTTTTCCAGCGCATTCAGAACGCGTTACCCGAGTCTCGTGTGAACGAAGCCTTCATGACCGACGACGCCGGTTCCAATATTGTGCTCAAAGAAGAAGGCGAAGTGTTTGTCACGTTTTTGCACGAGGGTGCCGGTTACAAAAACAGTTTTGGCTACTTTGTTTACGACCCTGAAAATCCGCCACAGACCCCTGCCGACGTCAGGGAGATTATCGTGTTCCCAAATTTGTCTTATCCACACCTGACCAATGGCCATCGCTTGAGTCTTGGTCGTTTTCCGGCGGGCACCCACATCGGTTTTTTTATCGCGGCCAACGGTTTCTGGTATGACACCGGCGTCAAGCCGAACGCCGTACCCTACTACTACTCGCTCAAGAACCTGAATCCTGACACTCAACCCATCCACAAGCAGCATAATGTCCTGCTTTACGATACAGAGGTGCAGGAGGTAATCATTGGCTTCGAAGACCTGCCGCGCGCCTGGGGCGACAATGACTTCAACGATGCCGTCTTTTCCGTTAAAGCGACACCGTCCACCGCCATTGATCCGAGCAATCTTGTCACCATGCCAGAAGTCAATGACAAGGACGCCGATGGCGTCCCCGACAGCGAAGACGAGTTTCCTGATAACTTCCGACGTGCATTCTCGAGTTACTTTCCGTCCGCCAATGACGTGGTCACGCTGGCGTTTGAAGACAATTGGCCAGAAAAAGGCGACTACGATCTGAACGACCTGGTCGTAGCGGCCCAACAACAAACGATTTACAACGCCGACGGGGCCATTACCGGCATGCGGATCAATGGCGAAATTCTGGCGCGCGGTGCCGATCACCACAACGGCTTTGCACTGCGGCTGATGGGCATTGCGCCCTCCGCATTGAAAGACGCCAACCTGACCATTGCCGGCGAAACGTTTGGTAAAACGGCCGAAAGTGGCCAATCCGACCTGGTTCTGATCCTCTGGCAGGATAGCCACCAATTCACCGGCACCGGGGAGTCGGGCCAATGCAGCCATTTCAACACGGTGAAAGACTGTGCGGAATTCCCCACCGTGCCCTTCACACTGGATATTAATTTCAACGACTCACCGACCAGTATTGCGCACAGCACGCTGGACTATTTCATCTTCCGGACCAACTTCCGTGGCCGTGAGATTCACTTTGCCAACTACGCACCCACCGACAAGTTCGATGCGACCCAGTTCGGCAAATTTGATGACACGTCTAATGCCAATACCGGCCGCTTTTTCCGCTCGGCAGATAACCTGCCCTGGGCACTGCAGATCAACAGCCGCTGGCGCTATCCACGCGAATACATCGATGTACTCTGGGCCTACCCTGCTTATGAACAGTGGGTCGAGTCCTCCGGTCAGGACGCGGTGGATTGGTTCCTGAACAGCGACCGCGTGCACCACTACTATTAA
- a CDS encoding response regulator has translation MLKVMVVDDQALVRRGFAMVLGHEADIDVVAEAADGLEAIAAAEQLQPDIILMDIRMPGLDGLEATARIVAADNCTSRVIILTTFDPDEYVYRALRAGASGFVLKDIPPEQLVAAVRTVAEGGAMLSPAITQRLIQQFSVPADANPQLAERLARLTSREQEVLTALAEGRNNAEIADSLTIGAATVKTHVSSVLSKLGLRDRAQAVVFAYESGLAKVGRRDVGY, from the coding sequence ATGCTTAAAGTGATGGTAGTGGACGACCAGGCGCTGGTGCGCCGGGGTTTTGCCATGGTGCTGGGACATGAAGCCGATATCGACGTGGTGGCCGAGGCGGCCGACGGCCTTGAGGCCATTGCTGCGGCCGAACAATTGCAACCCGACATTATTCTGATGGATATCCGCATGCCCGGGTTGGACGGCCTGGAGGCGACAGCGCGGATTGTCGCGGCGGACAACTGCACCAGCCGCGTGATCATACTGACCACCTTTGATCCGGACGAATATGTTTACCGGGCGTTGCGCGCTGGTGCCAGTGGTTTCGTTCTGAAAGACATTCCGCCCGAACAATTGGTCGCGGCGGTGCGCACGGTGGCGGAAGGCGGCGCCATGCTGTCGCCCGCAATCACCCAACGCCTGATTCAACAATTCAGTGTGCCAGCCGATGCCAACCCGCAGTTGGCTGAGCGCCTCGCCCGGCTCACCAGCCGCGAGCAGGAGGTGTTAACCGCATTGGCCGAAGGCAGGAATAACGCCGAAATTGCCGACAGTCTCACCATTGGCGCGGCAACCGTAAAAACCCATGTATCCAGTGTGTTGTCCAAACTCGGGCTGCGTGATCGGGCACAGGCGGTGGTGTTTGCTTATGAGTCGGGTTTGGCAAAAGTGGGGCGCCGCGATGTGGGCTATTGA
- a CDS encoding sensor histidine kinase, protein MNQPASTNSVANKPFTGHYALWRPLARWPQFADLLLALLALILTLLMWSSRAGHDLFALTSFTHVATFQLAFSASLALLWRRSHPWQVHALVLSASVLVYVAAPVDGLVALAVSLYSLGRYEANRHASVAGVAAAAVFILVDRALVNSLTAGGTMTVMMVIGVWYLGRRLRFRAEYLRLLEERAQHLEREQHAEAERAVAAERSRIAREMHDVVAHQLSLMTVQAGAARTVAKTDPQAAVDAMAAVEHAGRQALAEMRQLLSVLRPRQQAVALVPQPGVRDLPALVAQVIKAGPDVSLELSGALEDLQPRLDLTVYRLVQEALTNVIKHAGSNVQVWVAIEGNEHVITVSVRDNGAGPAKPAPLASAQGHGLIGMRERVQLLGGTFCAGAGQTGFEVNASLPRNMQDA, encoded by the coding sequence ATGAATCAACCGGCCTCCACCAATAGCGTTGCCAATAAACCTTTCACGGGGCACTACGCGCTGTGGCGGCCATTGGCGCGCTGGCCTCAATTCGCCGACCTGTTGTTAGCGCTACTCGCGCTGATTCTGACGCTGTTGATGTGGTCTTCCCGCGCCGGGCACGATCTGTTTGCGCTGACCTCATTTACCCATGTGGCGACTTTTCAACTGGCCTTTTCCGCGAGCCTGGCGCTGTTATGGCGGCGCAGTCATCCGTGGCAAGTGCACGCGCTGGTGCTCTCGGCGTCGGTGCTGGTTTATGTGGCCGCACCCGTCGATGGCCTGGTGGCACTGGCGGTTTCGCTTTACAGCCTGGGCCGCTATGAAGCCAACCGGCATGCCAGTGTTGCCGGTGTTGCCGCTGCCGCCGTCTTTATTCTGGTGGATCGAGCGCTGGTTAACAGCCTGACCGCCGGCGGCACCATGACCGTGATGATGGTGATAGGCGTCTGGTATCTGGGCCGCCGTTTGCGTTTCAGGGCCGAATATCTGCGTCTGCTTGAAGAGCGCGCGCAGCATCTGGAACGCGAACAGCACGCCGAAGCGGAGCGGGCGGTGGCGGCGGAGCGTTCGCGCATCGCACGGGAAATGCACGATGTGGTGGCACACCAGTTAAGCCTGATGACCGTACAGGCCGGAGCCGCGCGCACGGTGGCTAAAACCGATCCGCAGGCTGCCGTTGATGCCATGGCCGCGGTCGAACACGCAGGCCGGCAGGCGCTGGCGGAAATGCGCCAACTACTCAGCGTGTTAAGGCCCAGACAACAGGCGGTGGCGCTGGTCCCGCAACCGGGCGTACGCGATTTGCCGGCGTTAGTGGCGCAGGTGATCAAGGCCGGGCCGGATGTATCTCTTGAACTGAGCGGCGCGCTGGAGGACTTGCAACCGCGGTTGGATCTGACGGTGTACCGGTTAGTACAGGAGGCGCTGACCAATGTGATCAAACACGCCGGCTCCAATGTGCAGGTGTGGGTTGCGATTGAAGGCAATGAACACGTGATTACCGTGTCTGTGCGCGACAATGGCGCAGGCCCGGCTAAGCCGGCTCCGCTCGCATCCGCTCAGGGCCATGGGCTGATCGGCATGCGCGAGCGGGTGCAACTTCTGGGCGGTACTTTTTGCGCGGGTGCGGGCCAGACGGGTTTTGAAGTGAATGCAAGTTTGCCGAGGAACATGCAGGATGCTTAA
- a CDS encoding DUF2306 domain-containing protein, giving the protein MRSLAIHSRGLPHIQPQRLVNHAVNIWFGLALIGHWLFLAYLLVVFFPPIAADGMEGLKGMHLPSGFREGDFWGNLAATSHVLLAAIIIGGGPLQLMPAVRNRFPRFHRLLGRAYLLSAVTSAIGGLYITWTRSPIGDVISKLGISGDAVLIIVCAFMAVRHAMAGRFTEHRRWAMRLFLVASAVWFFRVGLMGWVLLTGGAGIDFETFTGPFLYVLGFAQYLLPLAMLEWYLHCQRSRQAWQAWSFALVLALLTLYMGAGIFAATMGMWLPRMS; this is encoded by the coding sequence ATGAGGTCTCTCGCCATCCACTCGCGCGGCTTACCGCACATTCAACCCCAACGCCTGGTCAACCACGCCGTCAACATCTGGTTCGGCCTTGCGCTCATCGGCCACTGGTTGTTTCTGGCCTATCTGTTAGTAGTGTTTTTTCCGCCCATAGCGGCGGATGGCATGGAAGGCTTGAAGGGCATGCACCTGCCTTCCGGTTTTAGAGAAGGCGATTTCTGGGGCAACCTGGCGGCTACCAGCCATGTACTGCTGGCGGCCATTATCATCGGGGGCGGACCGCTGCAGTTGATGCCGGCGGTACGCAACCGATTTCCCCGTTTCCACCGCCTGCTCGGCCGCGCCTATTTGTTATCCGCAGTCACATCCGCCATTGGCGGCCTGTACATTACATGGACCCGCAGCCCCATCGGCGATGTCATTTCCAAGCTCGGGATTTCCGGCGATGCCGTGCTGATCATCGTGTGCGCCTTCATGGCGGTACGCCACGCCATGGCCGGGCGATTCACCGAACACCGGCGCTGGGCCATGCGCCTGTTTCTGGTGGCCAGTGCGGTGTGGTTTTTCCGTGTTGGGCTGATGGGCTGGGTTTTACTCACCGGTGGCGCCGGCATTGATTTCGAAACCTTTACCGGCCCGTTTCTCTATGTGCTGGGTTTTGCCCAATACCTGTTGCCGCTGGCCATGTTGGAATGGTATCTCCACTGTCAGCGCAGCAGGCAGGCATGGCAAGCATGGAGTTTTGCTTTAGTACTGGCGCTGCTGACCCTGTACATGGGAGCGGGTATTTTTGCCGCCACCATGGGCATGTGGCTTCCGCGCATGAGCTGA
- a CDS encoding DUF6435 family protein, with the protein MFGLFTRDPTKKLQRQYETLLTDAMAAQRKGDIKRYSMLTEEAEAIRVKIEQIQGTK; encoded by the coding sequence ATGTTCGGACTATTTACCCGCGACCCCACCAAAAAGCTACAGCGCCAATATGAAACTTTGTTAACCGATGCCATGGCCGCGCAAAGAAAGGGCGATATTAAACGCTACTCAATGCTGACCGAAGAGGCGGAAGCTATCCGGGTAAAAATTGAACAAATCCAGGGCACTAAATAG
- a CDS encoding BLUF domain-containing protein: MTQIYTRLTYASTATFLTNSRGGIEADVARILLQSRKNNSHAGVGGVLHYGNGYFFQCLEGPRDQVNALYRKISKDSRHKNVQVLSMVTINKRLFDRWSMKYLPLEENLTASLKKIGQDAFNPYLLSDSMIDDLLKACVIGQDPTAKMTTEAPKKKDSSVAGWWRRIWQAS, encoded by the coding sequence ATGACCCAGATATACACTCGACTGACCTATGCCAGCACCGCCACCTTCCTCACCAACAGCCGTGGCGGGATCGAGGCAGATGTTGCCCGCATTTTGCTGCAATCCCGGAAAAACAACAGCCACGCAGGCGTGGGCGGTGTGCTGCATTATGGTAATGGCTACTTCTTTCAGTGTTTGGAGGGCCCGCGTGACCAGGTGAACGCGCTGTACCGAAAAATCTCCAAGGACAGCCGTCACAAAAACGTTCAGGTGTTGTCGATGGTGACAATCAACAAAAGGCTATTTGACCGATGGTCAATGAAGTACCTGCCACTGGAAGAAAACCTCACTGCCTCGCTCAAAAAGATCGGACAGGACGCGTTTAATCCCTATCTTCTCAGCGACAGCATGATAGATGACCTGCTGAAAGCCTGCGTAATCGGCCAAGATCCCACCGCCAAGATGACAACCGAAGCACCGAAAAAGAAAGACAGCTCAGTGGCCGGCTGGTGGCGTCGGATTTGGCAAGCCTCTTAA
- a CDS encoding EVE domain-containing protein — MSVFIFQSIPERFDLELEVVEGKKDTWYATRYRKRMKLGDIVFFWMAGADDRKGMYGWGVIESEPYIRDDWQSYGVDVVYEKKFCNKLSKRKICADQILKNMLLFRAPQATNFLLTDEESRALIDLINKCGEMPPKLGGNDA; from the coding sequence ATGAGTGTTTTTATATTTCAATCAATTCCAGAACGCTTTGACCTTGAGTTAGAGGTCGTAGAGGGTAAAAAAGACACTTGGTATGCGACCAGATATAGAAAAAGAATGAAGCTCGGCGATATAGTGTTTTTTTGGATGGCGGGTGCAGATGATCGGAAGGGAATGTATGGTTGGGGCGTGATTGAATCCGAGCCATATATAAGAGACGACTGGCAGAGTTATGGTGTAGATGTTGTCTATGAAAAAAAGTTTTGCAATAAACTTTCTAAGCGAAAAATTTGTGCTGACCAAATTTTAAAAAACATGCTTTTGTTTAGGGCTCCTCAGGCTACCAATTTTTTATTAACTGACGAAGAGTCTCGTGCATTAATAGATCTGATAAATAAATGCGGTGAAATGCCTCCTAAATTAGGAGGTAATGATGCCTAA